A single window of Vicia villosa cultivar HV-30 ecotype Madison, WI unplaced genomic scaffold, Vvil1.0 ctg.000029F_1_1_3, whole genome shotgun sequence DNA harbors:
- the LOC131622364 gene encoding inositol-tetrakisphosphate 1-kinase 2-like encodes MSRVGYALEPKKVDTFIQPSFLHYAKQHSIDLIQIDLTIPLSQQGPFHCIIHKLHTQNWKNQLQEFSTKHPNTVIIDPPELIDRLHNRITMLESVTQLQLSIENENATVEIPKQVVVKEPKLFDFDAIEEQGLRFPFIAKPLEANGTVNSHNLFLVFDRDGVKSLDNNPMVLQEFVNHGGVIFKIYVAGKQFRCVKRKSLNDISEEKLKTIKGSVPFSQISNLGEDDGGGSSAVDKAEMPPQSLVAELARVLRERLGLNLFNIDVIRDGKNPGRYLVIDINYFPGFGKLPSYEEFFTNFLMDVVQQTKSV; translated from the coding sequence atgtctcGAGTAGGATACGCTCTTGAACCCAAGAAAGTCGATACCTTCATTCAACCCTCATTCCTCCACTACGCCAAACAACATTCCATTGATCTCATACAAATCGACCTCACCATACCCTTATCCCAACAGGGCCCATTCCACTGCATCATCCACAAACTCCACACCCAAAACTGGAAAAACCAGTTACAAGAATTCTCAACCAAACACCCAAACACAGTCATCATCGACCCTCCCGAGTTAATCGACCGTCTTCACAATCGCATTACCATGCTCGAATCAGTCACCCAGTTACAACTTTCTATCGAAAATGAAAACGCGACTGTTGAAATTCCCAAACAAGTTGTCGTCAAGGAACCGAAATTGTTCGATTTTGATGCAATCGAGGAACAGGGTTTGAGGTTTCCGTTCATAGCGAAACCGTTGGAGGCTAACGGTACTGTCAATTCTCACAatctgtttttggtttttgacCGTGACGGTGTTAAGTCCTTGGATAATAATCCTATGGTGCTGCAGGAGTTTGTGAACCACGGTGGGGTCATTTTCAAGATTTACGTTGCTGGGAAGCAGTTTAGATGCGTAAAGCGCAAATCTTTGAATGATATTTCAGAAGAGAAGCTCAAAACGATTAAAGGGTCGGTGCCGTTTTCTCAAATATCGAACTTGGGTGAGGATGATGGTGGTGGTAGTAGTGCTGTTGATAAGGCTGAAATGCCTCCTCAGAGTTTGGTTGCTGAGTTGGCAAGAGTGTTGAGGGAAAGATTAGGACTTAATCTTTTCAATATTGATGTTATTAGAGATGGTAAAAATCCCGGAAGGTACCTTGTGATTGATATCAATTACTTTCCTGGGTTTGGGAAATTGCCATCTTATGAAGAGTTTTTCACCAATTTTTTGATGGATGTTGTGCAACAAACTAAGTCTGTTTGA